A genomic window from Lycium barbarum isolate Lr01 chromosome 4, ASM1917538v2, whole genome shotgun sequence includes:
- the LOC132635383 gene encoding 4-coumarate--CoA ligase-like 6 encodes MATFLKTHGNSKVEKNPSKTHYQNGKSFPFWYNVETGIYSSKYPSIKLPENPFVDVVSFIFSHKHGGVKALVDSISGISISYSEIYPMVKSMANGLHQKGVKQGDVVLILLPNSIYFPVILLSVLSLGAIVTTMNPFSSLFEIKKQALDCGVTLAFTINDKVDKLSTLGVPVIGVPEILVFSSHYSESSDFYELISRNPKWDFKPKISQQDTAAILYSSGTTGAGKGVILTHGNFIAMMELFVRFEASQYEYLSIENVYLAVVPMFHVYGLSLFVMGLLSLGTTVVVMRKFNADEMVKAIEKYGVTHFPIVPPLLMALTRRAKDGAWSSMKSLKQVSCGAAPVSTKSIEDFVRSLPNVDFIQGYGMTESTGIATRGYNTEKLHNYSSVGLLAPNMQAKVVDWITSSPLPPNCMGELWLCGPGVMKGYLNNVEATKSTIDGNGWLHTGDIAYFDEEGYLYVIDRLKEIIKYKGFQIAPADLEAVLVSHPDIIDAAVTGARDEEAGEIPVAFVAKRDGRELSQADVIDFVSKQVAPYKKIRRVYFRASIPRSAAGKILRKELRNLLTSKL; translated from the exons ATGGCAACATTCTTGAAAACCCATGGCAATAGTAAAGTTGAGAAAAACCCTTCTAAAACCCATTACCAAAATGGGAAATCATTTCCCTTTTGGTACAATGTTGAAACAGGTATATATAGCAGTAAATACCCTTCTATAAAATTGCCTGAAAACCCTTTTGTTGATGTTGTTTCCTTTATTTTTTCTCACAAACATGGTGGGGTTAAAGCTCTTGTTGATTCCATTTCTGGCATATCAATTTCCTATTCAGAGATTTATCCTATGGTTAAGTCTATGGCTAATGGTCTTCATCAAAAGGGTGTTAAACAAGGTGATGTTGTGTTAATTCTCTTACCAAATTCCATTTATTTCCCTGTTATTTTGTTGAGTGTTTTGAGTCTTGGTGCAATTGTAACTACTATGAATCCTTTTAGTAGTTTGTTTGAGATCAAGAAACAAGCTCTTGATTGTGGTGTAACGCTAGCATTTACTATTAATGATAAAGTTGATAAATTGTCTACATTAGGTGTTCCTGTTATAGGGGTGCCAGAAATTTTGGTTTTTAGTTCACATTATAGTGAAAGTTCTGATTTTTATGAGCTGATTTCGCGTAATCCCAAATGGGATTTTAAGCCTAAAATAAGTCAGCAAGATACAGCAGCAATTTTGTATTCATCGGGTACTACTGGTGCGGGAAAAGGTGTTATCTTGACTCATGGGAACTTCATAGCCATGATGGAACTTTTTGTGAGGTTTGAAGCTTCACAATACGAATATTTGAGTATTGAGAATGTGTATTTGGCTGTTGTACCGATGTTTCATGTGTACGGGCTTTCTCTCTTTGTGATGGGATTGTTATCGTTGGGAACTACAGTTGTTGTAATGAGAAAATTTAATGCTGATGAAATGGTGAAAGCTATTGAAAAATATGGCGTCACTCACTTCCCCATTGTCCCACCATTATTAATGGCGTTGACTAGAAGAGCAAAGGATGGTGCTTGGAGCAGTATGAAGAGCTTGAAACAGGTTTCATGTGGGGCAGCTCCAGTAAGCACGAAATCCATTGAAGACTTTGTACGCTCTCTCCCCAATGTTGATTTCATTCAG GGATATGGCATGACTGAGTCAACTGGTATTGCAACACGTGGTTACAATACTGAAAAGCTCCATAATTATTCTTCGGTAGGGCTTCTAGCTCCAAACATGCAAGCTAAAGTAGTGGATTGGATCACCAGTTCACCCTTACCTCCTAACTGCATGGGCGAGCTCTGGCTTTGTGGACCTGGTGTAATGAAAG GTTACTTGAATAACGTAGAGGCTACCAAGTCTACGATTGATGGCAATGGTTGGCTCCATACTGGTGATATTGCGTATTTTGATGAAGAAGGATATCTATATGTCATTGACCGTTTGAAAGAGATTATCAAATATAAGGGTTTTCAG ATAGCTCCTGCTGATTTAGAAGCTGTATTAGTCTCACATCCAGACATCATTGATGCTGCAGTAACAGG AGCCAGAGATGAGGAAGCTGGAGAAATTCCAGTTGCATTTGTCGCCAAGAGAGATGGGCGTGAACTTTCCCAAGCAGATGTGATAGACTTTGTTTCTAAGCAG GTTGCCCCATACAAGaagattagaagggtttactttAGAGCTTCAATACCCAGGTCTGCAGCCGGAAAGATTCTTAGAAAAGAGTTAAGGAACTTATTAACGTCCAAATTGTAG
- the LOC132635378 gene encoding plastidal glycolate/glycerate translocator 1, chloroplastic-like: MATASAVPRSLFFPNLHYSTTLSQIKLKSLQTPLRILSQESSLSSNGVPIKRNFVENSQSQEMGVKRNHSSRRFHVRSMGSDSSITSSGLSNKVFGTLHLLVSLGLILAMDKLLKKAFVIAAIKFPSALFGMFCTFTVLMILDSIVPKAAAGLMNFFEPAFLFIQRWLPLFYVPSLVVLPLAVKDIPAASGAKICFILVGGWLASLCVAGFTAISVRKMVKTEMIAAEPMSKPSPFSSLEVWTWGVIFLASFVGALYYPTALGTSARTCLPFLLSSTVLGYLVGSGLPSAIKKVFHPIICCAVSADLAAIAFGYLSKSGLDLVLGDYLTKAASNPGAGDILMGFLGSVIISFAFSMFKQRKLVKRHAAEIFTSVIISTLFSLYSTALIGRLIGLEPNLTISILPRCITVALALSIVSLFEGVNSSLTAAVVVLTGLVGANFVQAVLDKLGFNDPIARGIATASSAHGLGTAALSAKEPEALPFCAIAYALTGIFGSLICSIPAVRQSLLAIVG, encoded by the exons ATGGCAACAGCTTCAGCTGTTCCAAGAAGTTTATTTTTTCCCAATCTTCATTACTCAACAACTCTTTCTCAAATAAAGCTCAAATCTTTACAAACCCCACTTAGAATCCTTTCTCAAGAATCCAGTTTGAGCTCTAATGGTGTCCCTATTAAGAGAAATTTCGTCGAAAATTCGCAATCCCAAGAAATGGGTGTCAAGAGAAATCACTCTAGTAGAAGGTTTCATGTTAGATCCATGGGATCAGACAGTAGTATTACCTCCTCAGGGTTATCAAACAAG GTGTTTGGAACATTGCATTTACTAGTATCACTTGGACTCATACTGGCTATGGATAAGTTGTTAAAGAAAGCATTTGTGATTGCTGCTATTAAGTTCCCAAGTGCTCTATTTGGAATGTTTTGTACATTTACTGTTCTAATGATTCTTGATTCCATTGTTCCTAAGGCTGCAGCAGGATTGATGAACTTTTTTGAGCCTGCATTTTTGTTTATCCAGAGATGGCTTCCTTTGTTTTATGTACCTTCTTTGGTTGTTCTCCCTCTTGCTGTCAAGGATATTCCTGCAGCTTCTGGGGCCAAGATATGTTTCATACTAG TTGGAGGCTGGTTGGCTTCTCTTTGTGTTGCAGGTTTCACAGCTATATCCGTGAGGAAAATGGTAAAAACCGAGATGATAGCTGCTGAACCCATGTCAAAGCCTtctcccttttcttctttggagGTGTGGACTTGGGGTGTGATCTTTTTGGCGTCATTTGTTGGTGCACTTTACTATCCAACAGCATTGGGAACAAGTGCTAGAACATGCCTACCCTTTCTACTTTCATCTACTGTATTAGGCTACCTAGTTGGATCAGG GCTTCCGTCGGCTATAAAGAAGGTTTTCCATCCAATTATCTGCTGTGCAGTCTCTGCAGATCTTGCAGCAATTGCTTTTGGGTACCTTTCAAAGTCTGGCCTTGATCTAGTTCTTG GGGATTATCTTACAAAGGCCGCATCTAATCCTGGAGCAGGTGACATTCTGATGGGATTTTTGGGATCAGTCATCATCTCCTTTGCCTTTTCAATGTTCAAGCAGAGAAAG CTTGTTAAACGGCATGCTGCTGAGATTTTCACCTCTGTCATTATATCCACGCTATTTTCACTATATTCAACTGCTCTCATTGGACGGCTGATTGGGTTGGAGCCAAATTTAACTATATCAATCCTACCACGATGCATAACTGTCGCACTAGCTCTCAGCATTGTTTCTCTCTTTGAAG GCGTGAATTCATCTCTAACAGCAGCTGTCGTTGTACTAACTGGGCTGGTGGGAGCAAATTTTGTTCAAGCAGTGCTGGATAAACTTGGGTTCAATGATCCTATTGCTCGAGGAATTGCAACTGCATCAAG TGCTCATGGGCTCGGAACAGCAGCTTTGTCAGCAAAGGAACCTGAAGCTCTTCCATTCTGCGCTATAGCATATGCCCTGACTGGTATATTTGGCTCTCTTATATGCTCCATTCCAGCAGTACGACAGAGCCTACTGGCAATTGTCGGCTAA
- the LOC132635381 gene encoding uncharacterized protein LOC132635381, producing MACSDCKMSFLRTASPRPIYCIQCERSTQLIPRIQFEVKVTDHTGSTVASISDQSATKMLNLTIQEIYDICHAQRKTLLLDNAHKQLGSKTFRIQMKRLFSKNQDRLAITNYEEKEPTNQPLPTAPMTNTVEASKRKAMDIGFDRTHQQNLPTKDRPSSTRQKTESKTSLKRE from the exons ATGGCGTGCTCGGATTGTAAAATGTCATTTTTAAGAACTGCTTCACCAAGGCCAATCTACTGTATCCAATGCGAAAGATCCACTCAACTTATTCCCAG AATCCAATTTGAAGTTAAGGTCACGGATCACACTGGTAGCACAGTAGCCTCCATCTCGGATCAATCAGCAACAAAGATGTTGAACCTCACTATACAAGAGATTTATGACATCTGTCATGCACAG AGAAAAACACTACTTCTTGACAATGCGCATAAACAATTAGGATCAAAGACTTTCAGAATCCAAATGAAaagattattttccaaaaatCAAGACAGGCTAGCTATCACAAATTATGAGGAAAAAGAGCCTACCAACCAACCATTACCAACTGCACCAATGACCAACACTGTTGAAGCAAGCAAGCGCAAGGCTATGGACATTGGCTTTGACCGAACACATCAGCAGAACCTGCCCACCAAAGACAGACCTTCCAGCACTAGACAGAAGACAGAAAGCAAGACTTCTCTCAAAAGGGAGTGA